One part of the Terrimicrobium sacchariphilum genome encodes these proteins:
- a CDS encoding ArnT family glycosyltransferase, which translates to MKSARLVLFFVIALTLVRVAMVWLQNPSPDEAYYYLCAQHPAPAYFDGPPATAFQVGLINGVSAGDFLWRAAAPAWAMAASILCFLFVRRLSNESVASISVVVLNLLPGFNVQALRVGPQLPALALLILCLLWVWMAFEAEKNSLLWWALSGIALGGACLYSYAAVFVIPLVIIFVLSSARHRRGRDFGGLVIWIVLPAAFLFPALIWNARQEWIPMMPGTLRSLWHFDSGGFLASLVSLLYFISPLVAVTLLGTWAMLAGGAHSHIRARFLFLAAMPFVLLSFYMLYHGGDAAFFFLLAVPLLLVRARDFLDLIPAGRWAGGTAIALALGFSLHAAAASMDDGRAWDAAAAHARNVFTEELKKGNESLFLVAENPALASVLGYYLKDSLIPPSGHPVVYVGESQDISSQYALWPTYADFVDSTRVADEYYTEQKGENPFIGRSALYITEEKADEVPQTIKAAFESVTLLEEYPLRGAHRNPLYIYLCKNYQTLPL; encoded by the coding sequence ATGAAATCTGCACGGCTCGTCCTTTTTTTTGTCATCGCGTTGACGCTCGTGCGAGTAGCGATGGTTTGGCTGCAAAACCCATCGCCTGATGAGGCTTATTACTACCTTTGTGCGCAACACCCGGCGCCAGCCTACTTTGACGGGCCACCGGCCACGGCATTTCAGGTCGGTCTGATCAATGGCGTGAGCGCGGGGGATTTCCTCTGGAGGGCGGCTGCGCCGGCTTGGGCGATGGCCGCGTCGATTCTTTGTTTTCTCTTCGTGCGTCGGCTCTCCAATGAGTCCGTTGCCTCCATTTCGGTGGTGGTGCTCAATCTGCTGCCGGGATTCAATGTGCAGGCCTTGCGTGTCGGCCCGCAACTTCCGGCCCTGGCACTGTTGATTCTATGCCTGCTCTGGGTCTGGATGGCTTTTGAAGCAGAAAAAAACTCGCTTCTCTGGTGGGCGCTCTCGGGTATCGCGCTGGGTGGGGCGTGCCTGTATTCCTATGCGGCGGTTTTTGTGATTCCGCTGGTGATCATCTTTGTCCTGTCGAGCGCCAGGCACCGCCGGGGTCGGGATTTTGGCGGGCTGGTGATCTGGATCGTCCTGCCCGCAGCATTTCTGTTCCCTGCTTTGATCTGGAACGCCAGACAGGAATGGATTCCCATGATGCCCGGCACCCTTCGCAGTCTGTGGCATTTCGATAGTGGAGGCTTCCTGGCGTCGCTCGTATCGCTGCTTTACTTCATTTCTCCACTCGTGGCCGTCACATTGCTCGGGACGTGGGCGATGCTGGCCGGGGGAGCGCACTCCCACATCCGCGCCCGATTCCTGTTTCTCGCGGCCATGCCGTTTGTGTTACTGAGCTTTTACATGCTGTATCATGGTGGCGACGCCGCGTTTTTCTTCCTGCTTGCGGTGCCACTCCTTTTGGTGAGAGCTCGGGACTTTCTCGATCTCATCCCGGCAGGTCGCTGGGCGGGAGGCACGGCGATTGCCCTGGCTCTCGGGTTTTCCCTCCACGCGGCAGCGGCATCGATGGACGACGGCCGGGCTTGGGACGCGGCGGCGGCTCATGCTCGGAATGTCTTCACGGAGGAGTTGAAGAAGGGAAATGAAAGCCTCTTCCTCGTGGCCGAGAATCCCGCTCTCGCCTCGGTGCTCGGCTACTATCTCAAGGACAGCCTCATCCCACCATCCGGCCATCCCGTGGTCTACGTGGGAGAGTCGCAGGATATTTCCAGTCAATACGCACTCTGGCCGACGTATGCCGACTTCGTCGACAGCACGCGTGTCGCTGACGAGTACTATACCGAGCAGAAGGGGGAGAATCCCTTCATTGGTCGGAGCGCCCTGTACATCACCGAGGAAAAAGCCGACGAGGTGCCGCAAACGATCAAGGCGGCGTTTGAGTCGGTGACCCTTCTTGAGGAGTACCCCTTGCGTGGCGCCCACCGAAACCCGCTATACATCTATCTTTGCAAGAACTACCAGACGTTGCCTTTGTGA
- a CDS encoding glycosyltransferase family 2 protein: MNTPDFSVVIPLFNEEDNVAILQREIGEALAGRNYELILVDDGSSDATVARINRKPEVRVLEFEKNAGQSAAMIAGITAVRGSVIVLLDGDLQNDPKDIPRLLDEITKGADLVCGYRAKRRDTVVKKITSRVANFVRSRFVGDGVRDTGCTLKAMRRECATALVPFKGVHRFIPALVKNAGFRIVEIPVNHRARQYGVSKYGLGNRAIKATTDMLGVRWLQSRYIDYRVKQG, translated from the coding sequence GTGAATACCCCTGACTTTTCCGTGGTTATCCCGCTTTTCAACGAGGAGGATAACGTCGCCATCCTCCAGCGGGAGATCGGCGAGGCCCTGGCCGGGCGCAATTACGAACTCATTCTCGTCGATGATGGGTCTTCGGACGCCACCGTGGCGCGTATCAATCGCAAGCCCGAGGTGAGGGTGCTGGAGTTTGAAAAGAATGCCGGTCAAAGCGCCGCGATGATCGCAGGGATAACGGCGGTGCGGGGGAGCGTGATCGTTCTCCTCGATGGCGATCTGCAAAATGACCCGAAGGACATTCCCCGCTTGCTCGATGAGATCACAAAGGGGGCCGACCTCGTATGCGGTTACCGGGCCAAGCGTCGAGATACCGTGGTGAAAAAGATCACGAGCCGGGTGGCAAATTTCGTCCGTAGCCGCTTCGTCGGAGACGGTGTTCGCGATACGGGCTGTACGCTCAAAGCCATGCGGCGCGAGTGCGCTACAGCGCTTGTCCCCTTCAAGGGCGTCCACCGGTTCATTCCCGCGCTCGTGAAGAACGCAGGCTTTCGGATTGTGGAGATTCCCGTCAACCATCGCGCCCGCCAATACGGCGTGAGCAAATACGGGTTGGGGAATCGCGCCATCAAGGCGACCACCGACATGCTCGGGGTGCGCTGGCTGCAATCCCGCTATATCGATTACCGCGTCAAGCAGGGCTAG